The Geodermatophilaceae bacterium NBWT11 genome has a segment encoding these proteins:
- a CDS encoding Zn-dependent oxidoreductase, whose translation MRAVQITRFGGPEVLDVVDLPDPDPVPGLGQRLYDVSSAGVNYADTHQEQALPVTAAGFGS comes from the coding sequence ATGCGTGCTGTACAGATCACCCGCTTTGGCGGGCCCGAAGTCCTTGACGTCGTTGATCTGCCGGATCCGGATCCGGTTCCGGGGCTCGGTCAGCGGCTCTACGACGTGAGCTCCGCAGGAGTTAACTATGCCGACACCCACCAAGAGCAGGCGCTTCCCGTCACGGCCGCCGGATTCGGCAGCTAG
- a CDS encoding zinc-binding dehydrogenase encodes MRAVQITRFGGPEVLDIVDLPDPVAGPGQQLYEVSAAGVNFADTHQVENSYLAAQTLPLVPGAEFVGTPVGGGQRVVGLLDGGGYAERVAAVDRLSWAVPDGVTDEQALAVVLQGTTAWHLLRTSAHLAAGETVVVVAGAGGVGSLAVQLAKRWGAGRVIATASSAEKRELTQTLGADATVDPALAEGDPKTFTAALREANGGKPVDVVLEMTGGPVFDGALSALAPFGRLVAYGMAARTPPSPVQAPALMQKSRAVIGFWLAHCMAAPEMLDVAMGELLPMVAAGELQPISGGRYPLTAVREAHQDILSRRTTGKLSLDPSR; translated from the coding sequence ATGCGAGCCGTACAGATCACCCGCTTCGGCGGCCCAGAAGTTCTCGACATCGTCGACCTGCCCGATCCCGTCGCAGGACCGGGTCAGCAGCTCTACGAAGTGAGTGCCGCAGGAGTTAACTTTGCCGACACCCACCAGGTGGAGAACTCCTACCTCGCGGCCCAGACGCTGCCGCTCGTCCCCGGCGCGGAGTTCGTCGGCACCCCGGTGGGCGGCGGTCAGCGGGTCGTCGGGCTGCTGGACGGCGGCGGCTACGCCGAGCGCGTCGCCGCGGTCGACCGGCTGTCCTGGGCGGTCCCGGACGGTGTGACCGACGAGCAGGCCCTCGCCGTCGTCCTGCAGGGCACCACCGCGTGGCACCTGCTGCGCACCTCGGCCCACCTGGCCGCGGGCGAGACCGTCGTCGTCGTCGCCGGCGCCGGCGGGGTCGGCTCGCTCGCGGTGCAGCTGGCCAAGCGGTGGGGCGCCGGGCGGGTCATCGCCACCGCGTCGAGCGCGGAGAAGCGCGAACTCACCCAGACCCTGGGCGCCGACGCGACCGTCGACCCGGCGCTGGCCGAGGGCGACCCGAAGACCTTCACCGCGGCCCTCCGGGAGGCCAACGGCGGCAAGCCGGTCGACGTCGTCCTGGAGATGACCGGCGGGCCGGTGTTCGACGGCGCGTTGTCCGCGCTGGCCCCGTTCGGCCGGCTGGTCGCCTACGGCATGGCGGCCCGCACGCCCCCGTCGCCGGTGCAGGCCCCTGCGCTCATGCAGAAGTCCCGCGCCGTCATCGGGTTCTGGCTGGCGCACTGCATGGCGGCTCCGGAGATGCTCGACGTCGCCATGGGCGAGCTGCTGCCGATGGTCGCCGCCGGGGAGCTGCAGCCGATCAGCGGCGGCCGGTACCCGCTGACCGCCGTCCGCGAGGCGCACCAGGACATCCTGTCCCGGCGCACCACCGGCAAGCTGAGCCTCGACCCCAGCCGCTGA
- a CDS encoding amino acid ABC transporter ATP-binding protein — MSAPLLEARGLVKSFGDNQVLRGVDVVVPSGSVTCLIGPSGSGKTTVLRSLNGLETPESGTVRVGDVALDWADRPGTKAVSRLRDQSGMVFQAHNLFPHLTVLENVTSGPVLAQHRPRDEARTEACELLARVGLADKADAYPVQLSGGQQQRVGIARALATKPRVVLFDEPTSALDPELVGEVLRVMQSLAAEGWTMVVVTHEMRFARQVADQVLFLDGGVVVEQGPPSQVLVEPREQRTQQFLQRLLDPL, encoded by the coding sequence GTGAGCGCGCCGCTGCTCGAGGCCCGCGGGCTGGTCAAGTCCTTCGGGGACAACCAGGTGCTGCGGGGCGTCGACGTCGTCGTCCCCTCCGGGTCGGTGACCTGCCTGATCGGCCCGTCCGGGTCGGGCAAGACCACGGTGCTGCGCAGCCTGAACGGGCTGGAGACACCGGAGTCCGGCACGGTCCGGGTCGGCGACGTCGCGCTGGACTGGGCCGACCGGCCCGGCACCAAGGCGGTGTCCCGGCTGCGCGACCAGAGCGGGATGGTCTTCCAGGCGCACAACCTGTTCCCGCACCTCACCGTGCTGGAGAACGTGACGTCCGGCCCGGTGCTCGCCCAGCACCGGCCCCGCGACGAGGCGCGCACCGAGGCCTGCGAGCTGCTGGCCCGGGTGGGGCTGGCGGACAAGGCGGACGCCTACCCGGTGCAGCTGTCCGGTGGCCAGCAGCAGCGGGTGGGCATCGCCCGTGCCCTGGCCACCAAGCCGCGGGTGGTGCTCTTCGACGAGCCGACCAGCGCACTGGACCCCGAGCTGGTCGGTGAGGTGCTGCGGGTGATGCAGTCGCTGGCCGCCGAGGGCTGGACGATGGTCGTGGTCACCCACGAGATGCGGTTCGCCCGGCAGGTGGCCGACCAGGTGCTCTTCCTGGACGGCGGCGTCGTGGTCGAACAGGGGCCGCCGTCGCAGGTGCTCGTCGAGCCGCGCGAGCAGCGCACCCAGCAGTTCCTGCAGCGCCTGCTCGACCCGCTCTAG
- a CDS encoding amino acid ABC transporter permease, with protein sequence MNGIDWELVRSSLWPLAEGLIRGTIPLTVVSFVLGLALAVLLALMRLSGRRLVSGVARAYVSVIRGTPLLLQLFIVFFGLPSLGLTIDPWPSAIIALTLNVGGYASEAVRGAILAVPRGQWEAAMTVGMGRTTTLRRVVLPQASRIAVPSLSNTLISLVKDTSLVSAITVTELLRTAQEIAAPSFEFFTLYGLAAVYYWVVCLVLSFGQTRLETRLSRYVAA encoded by the coding sequence GTGAACGGGATCGACTGGGAGCTGGTCCGCAGCAGCCTCTGGCCGCTGGCCGAGGGCCTGATCCGCGGGACGATCCCGCTGACCGTCGTCAGCTTCGTGCTGGGGCTGGCCCTGGCGGTGCTGCTGGCGCTGATGCGGCTCTCGGGCCGCCGGCTGGTGTCGGGGGTGGCCCGGGCCTACGTCTCGGTGATCCGGGGGACGCCGCTGCTCCTGCAGCTGTTCATCGTGTTCTTCGGGCTGCCGTCGCTCGGGCTGACGATCGACCCGTGGCCCAGCGCGATCATCGCGCTGACCCTGAACGTGGGCGGCTACGCCTCCGAGGCGGTGCGCGGGGCGATCCTCGCCGTGCCGCGCGGGCAGTGGGAGGCGGCCATGACGGTGGGGATGGGTCGGACGACCACCCTGCGCCGCGTGGTGCTGCCCCAGGCCTCCCGCATCGCCGTCCCCTCGTTGAGCAACACGCTCATCTCGCTGGTCAAGGACACGTCGCTGGTCTCGGCGATCACGGTCACCGAGCTGCTGCGCACGGCCCAGGAGATCGCGGCGCCGAGCTTCGAGTTCTTCACGCTCTACGGCCTGGCGGCCGTCTACTACTGGGTGGTGTGCCTCGTGCTGTCCTTCGGTCAGACCCGGCTGGAGACCCGGCTGTCCCGGTACGTGGCCGCGTGA
- a CDS encoding amino acid ABC transporter substrate-binding protein — protein sequence MPRARTGCGLGASAPPVPPEPPELIVRTRLSLTVALASALVLSACSGGSDDAGSGGDADVLRVATEGTYAPFSFHDPDTDELTGYDVEVARAVGEELGMEVEFSETTFDSIFAGLEADRYDVIANQVSINPEREESYLFSTPYTVSTGVVITRADDDSVTSLADVAGKTSAQSLTSSFYETATAAGAQIEAVEGFTQAITLLKQERVDVTINDSLAFLEYQATTGDEDVKIAAEIDEPSEQALVFRQDETDLQSRVDDALESLRADGTLAEISERYFGEDVSGQ from the coding sequence ATGCCCCGGGCCCGGACCGGTTGTGGGCTGGGGGCGTCCGCCCCACCCGTCCCGCCCGAACCCCCGGAGCTCATCGTGCGCACCCGTTTGTCCCTGACCGTCGCCCTGGCCTCCGCACTGGTGCTGTCCGCCTGCAGCGGGGGCTCCGACGACGCAGGCTCAGGCGGCGACGCCGACGTGCTGCGGGTGGCCACCGAGGGCACGTACGCGCCCTTCTCCTTCCACGACCCGGACACCGACGAGCTCACCGGCTACGACGTCGAGGTGGCCCGCGCGGTGGGCGAGGAGCTCGGCATGGAGGTCGAGTTCAGCGAGACCACGTTCGACTCGATCTTCGCCGGCCTCGAGGCCGACCGGTACGACGTCATCGCCAACCAGGTGTCGATCAACCCCGAGCGCGAGGAGTCCTACCTCTTCTCCACGCCCTACACCGTGTCGACCGGTGTGGTCATCACCCGGGCCGACGACGACAGCGTGACCTCGCTGGCCGACGTCGCGGGGAAGACGAGCGCCCAGTCGCTCACCAGCTCCTTCTACGAGACCGCCACCGCCGCCGGGGCCCAGATCGAGGCCGTCGAGGGCTTCACCCAGGCGATCACGCTGCTCAAGCAGGAGCGCGTGGACGTCACGATCAACGACAGCCTGGCCTTCCTGGAGTACCAGGCGACCACCGGTGACGAGGACGTGAAGATCGCCGCCGAGATCGACGAGCCCAGCGAGCAGGCCCTGGTCTTCCGGCAGGACGAGACCGACCTGCAGTCCCGCGTCGACGACGCGCTGGAGTCGCTCCGCGCCGACGGCACGCTGGCCGAGATCTCCGAGCGGTACTTCGGCGAGGACGTCAGCGGCCAGTGA
- a CDS encoding VWA domain-containing protein: MTFQSPLWLLGLLAVLALAAFYVVMQLRRKTYAARFTNVAMLGSLVPKRPGWRRHLSFGLVVVALGALVLSLAQPSTEVRVPRERATVIMAVDVSLSMQATDIEPDRFAAMQTAAKQFVDILPERINLGLVSFAGSATTLVTPTTDRASVRTAIDNLELAESTAIGEAVFTSLTAIQNYQSSLEDTGEEAAPARVILLSDGYNTVGRPDTQAVEAAIGAQIPVSTIAFGTDFGTLDLEGETVPVPVDRATLESIADQTGGSYSEAASAEELEQVYADLGSQIGYVSEPQDISPWFVRGGVLFAFLGVVLSLLWTNRLL; encoded by the coding sequence ATGACGTTCCAGTCCCCGCTGTGGCTGTTGGGCCTGCTCGCCGTGCTGGCGCTCGCCGCGTTCTACGTGGTGATGCAGCTGCGCCGGAAGACGTACGCCGCCCGGTTCACCAACGTGGCGATGCTCGGTTCGCTGGTGCCCAAGCGGCCCGGCTGGCGGCGGCACCTCTCCTTCGGCCTGGTCGTGGTCGCCCTCGGCGCGCTGGTGCTCTCGCTGGCCCAGCCCTCCACCGAGGTGCGGGTGCCCCGGGAGCGGGCCACGGTGATCATGGCCGTCGACGTGTCGCTGTCCATGCAGGCCACCGACATCGAGCCCGACCGGTTCGCCGCGATGCAGACCGCGGCCAAGCAGTTCGTGGACATCCTCCCGGAGCGGATCAACCTGGGGCTGGTGTCCTTCGCGGGCTCGGCCACCACGCTGGTCACCCCGACGACCGACCGGGCCTCGGTGCGGACGGCGATCGACAACCTGGAGCTGGCCGAGTCCACCGCGATCGGTGAGGCGGTGTTCACCTCGCTCACCGCGATCCAGAACTACCAGTCCTCGCTGGAGGACACCGGTGAGGAGGCCGCCCCGGCCCGGGTGATCCTGCTGTCCGACGGCTACAACACCGTCGGCCGCCCCGACACCCAGGCCGTGGAGGCCGCGATCGGCGCCCAGATCCCGGTCTCGACGATCGCGTTCGGCACCGACTTCGGCACCCTGGACCTGGAGGGGGAGACCGTCCCGGTCCCGGTCGACCGGGCCACCCTGGAGTCCATCGCCGACCAGACCGGCGGCTCCTACTCCGAGGCAGCCAGCGCCGAGGAGCTCGAGCAGGTCTACGCCGACCTGGGCAGCCAGATCGGCTACGTCAGCGAGCCCCAGGACATCAGCCCCTGGTTCGTGCGCGGGGGCGTCCTCTTCGCCTTCCTCGGCGTCGTCCTCTCCCTGCTCTGGACCAACCGCCTGCTGTAG